From one Streptomyces spiramyceticus genomic stretch:
- a CDS encoding alpha/beta hydrolase, protein MATSPVLRATAVFTAAVLLSVAGCSDNGDKDGNGDGAEQDLAGQKLDWKDCPAPSAAEGGGDAPSPLPGGSKWQCSFMNVPRDYAKPDGETIELALIRVKARDTKNRIGSLIFNFGGPGVSGVTGLPSLAANYEKLRSRYDLVGFDPRGVGRSVGIECYDDEQLDEYYAQDSTPDDATEEKAFTESLAEYASACEENSGDELPYVGTTNAARDLDLMRQVLGDNKLYYFGISYGTELGGVYAHLFPRRVGRAVFDAVVDPTKSSEQGSLGQTRGFQLALDNFAQDCVDRGEECALPGRTVKEIEEFIADLIKRLDQKPVKGIGERRLTQSHAANGIIQTLYSQDYWQYLEQGLDEADGGNGELLLTLSDSLNGRSPDGSYSNIGAANASINCVDYKARHDLEQTKAKLPEFRKVSPVFGDFLGWGLSGCSQWPVDGEWDTPDVRAPGSAPILVIGNTGDPATPYAGARKMAEELGKGVGIELTYRGEGHGAYNSDDPCVQGAVNAYLLEGKVPAAGTVCQ, encoded by the coding sequence ATGGCCACCTCCCCCGTCCTGCGCGCCACGGCCGTCTTCACCGCCGCCGTGCTCCTGTCCGTCGCCGGATGCTCCGACAACGGCGACAAGGACGGGAACGGGGACGGAGCGGAGCAGGACCTCGCCGGCCAGAAGCTGGACTGGAAAGACTGCCCCGCCCCGTCCGCCGCGGAGGGCGGCGGCGACGCGCCCTCGCCCCTCCCCGGCGGCAGCAAGTGGCAGTGCTCCTTCATGAACGTCCCGCGCGACTACGCGAAGCCGGACGGCGAAACGATCGAGCTGGCACTCATCCGTGTCAAGGCCCGCGACACCAAGAACCGCATCGGCTCCCTCATCTTCAACTTCGGAGGCCCCGGCGTCTCCGGAGTGACCGGCCTGCCCTCCCTGGCCGCCAACTACGAGAAGCTGCGCTCCCGCTACGACCTGGTCGGTTTCGACCCGCGCGGAGTCGGCCGCAGCGTCGGTATCGAGTGCTACGACGACGAGCAGCTCGACGAGTACTACGCCCAGGACAGCACCCCGGACGATGCCACCGAGGAGAAGGCCTTCACCGAGAGCCTCGCGGAGTACGCCTCCGCCTGCGAGGAGAACTCGGGCGACGAGCTCCCGTACGTCGGGACCACCAATGCCGCGCGCGACCTGGACCTCATGCGCCAGGTCCTCGGCGACAACAAGCTGTACTACTTCGGCATCTCGTACGGCACCGAACTGGGCGGCGTCTACGCCCACTTGTTCCCCAGGAGAGTCGGCAGGGCGGTCTTCGACGCCGTCGTCGACCCCACCAAGTCCTCCGAACAGGGTTCACTAGGCCAGACCAGGGGCTTCCAGCTCGCCCTCGACAACTTCGCCCAGGACTGTGTCGACAGGGGCGAGGAATGCGCGCTGCCCGGCCGCACCGTGAAGGAGATCGAGGAGTTCATCGCCGACCTCATCAAGCGGCTCGACCAGAAGCCCGTCAAGGGCATCGGTGAACGCCGGCTGACGCAGTCCCACGCCGCCAACGGAATCATCCAGACTCTGTACTCCCAGGACTACTGGCAGTACCTGGAACAGGGCCTCGACGAGGCGGACGGCGGCAACGGCGAGCTGCTCCTCACCCTCTCCGACTCCCTGAACGGCCGCAGCCCCGACGGCTCGTACAGCAACATCGGTGCGGCGAACGCCTCCATCAACTGCGTGGACTACAAGGCGCGTCACGACCTTGAGCAGACCAAGGCGAAGCTCCCCGAGTTCCGCAAGGTCTCCCCCGTCTTCGGCGACTTCCTCGGCTGGGGCCTGTCGGGCTGCTCGCAGTGGCCGGTGGACGGGGAGTGGGACACCCCCGACGTACGCGCGCCCGGCTCGGCCCCCATCCTCGTGATCGGCAACACCGGCGACCCGGCGACGCCCTACGCGGGCGCCCGGAAGATGGCCGAAGAGCTGGGCAAGGGCGTCGGCATCGAACTGACGTACAGGGGCGAGGGGCACGGGGCGTACAACAGCGACGACCCGTGCGTACAGGGCGCTGTGAACGCGTACCTGCTGGAGGGCAAGGTCCCGGCCGCCGGGACCGTGTGTCAGTAG